The sequence GACACGCCATAAAATTCAGCCATCTGGACGATCCAACGAATAGGGATCGACTTTTTACCGTTCTCCCACTCAGACAAATTGGATTTATGCATCCCCAGTGCCTCTCTTACACGTTGAGGTGACATACCCAGCTGCTGTCGAACAGTTTTAAGCCGTTCACCGATCAGCCGGTTAATCGTTTGGTTATCCGCAGAGACTTGCTTAGGACTAACCTTAGGTGGTGTTTTAATAGAAATTGGCATGATGCAATCCTCCCTACTATTCTGTTTACGGTCCTTGGTTAATTACCAAGAGCCATTAAATGATCCACCGCCGCCTGCGCCTCAGCTTCACTACTAAATGTCTTACTTAAAACCATGCTCCATGCCACGTTAAAAACACGCTTATAGAAATCGTTAAACTCATCCTGGTTCATACGCGCAAAGCTGATCGATTTAACTTTCTTAGTAAAGCCTGCCGGTGTATCCACCAGATCGTAATGCCCTGCTTCTCTGGCTAACCAGTCACGAAGTCCATTAATGTCTTTGTATGGGACTTGTCCAACCTTTTCTGCCCTACCCACGGCCAAGGCTTTGAGTGCTTCCTTCCCCATATTGTGAATTTGGCCGCCCATCCCTAATAGCCGATCAATTCGCTTTGTGACCCAATCCACGACTTCAATCTCATTCTGGGCGATCAGGCCACCCTCTGGCTGCCAATACTCAAACACAGTAGGTAGGAAGCCACCAAAGAACAACCGGTGATGCTGTAACGACCTGTCAGTCTGTCTGGCCATTTCCATCTTTACAGCCTGACCGATCCTTATCCGTTTTAACTGCTCTGCGTCGTATTCCGTAGCAGGCCGAAGTGAGCCGTCTTGAGCTTTAACCATCATGATCTTAGTTGCCACGTTCGATCTCCTTTAATTTCGCTCGGTAGGTGGCCTTAATCGCCCTCAGTTGATCGTGCGTGTAATTCTTAGGGGGATGTTTACCCTCTAACCGCTCGACTCGTTCTAGACCGATTCTGACGATAAGACCAAGGCGGTAATCAACGGCGTTGCCTGACAGGTATCGGTTACACGAAATGCATTGTCCAAAAGTATTATCTTCATCAAATCTTAACTCTGGACATGAGCCGACGCTTCTGTAATGCCCTGCGTCTCGTTGGTTAGCTACGCCTGAATCTGGTTTACCGCAGCTGATACAAGGCTTGCCCTTATCACGCGCCCGAATGAATTTATTAAACTCGGCCTGAGCCTCTCGGATTA comes from Neisseriaceae bacterium CLB008 and encodes:
- a CDS encoding DUF1367 family protein yields the protein MATKIMMVKAQDGSLRPATEYDAEQLKRIRIGQAVKMEMARQTDRSLQHHRLFFGGFLPTVFEYWQPEGGLIAQNEIEVVDWVTKRIDRLLGMGGQIHNMGKEALKALAVGRAEKVGQVPYKDINGLRDWLAREAGHYDLVDTPAGFTKKVKSISFARMNQDEFNDFYKRVFNVAWSMVLSKTFSSEAEAQAAVDHLMALGN
- a CDS encoding recombination protein NinG gives rise to the protein MSQVKQKKCRVCKALFAPVRPMQAVCSPACAIAKVKADNTKKAKASLAAKRKETALRKESIKTKPVLIREAQAEFNKFIRARDKGKPCISCGKPDSGVANQRDAGHYRSVGSCPELRFDEDNTFGQCISCNRYLSGNAVDYRLGLIVRIGLERVERLEGKHPPKNYTHDQLRAIKATYRAKLKEIERGN